In Streptomyces sp. NBC_00704, a genomic segment contains:
- a CDS encoding SCP2 sterol-binding domain-containing protein: MATTEECRAALEKLSDSMQSAQGDVRTATALDRSVSCRITDLDVTFVGRMTGGRIVVQDTLQGPPVEKAQIRLTMTGDDLVAMVDGELNFAKAWGSGRVKLEAGLKDLFQLRKLL, translated from the coding sequence ATGGCCACGACCGAGGAGTGCCGCGCCGCACTCGAGAAGCTCTCCGACTCCATGCAGAGCGCCCAGGGCGACGTCCGCACGGCCACGGCCCTGGACCGCTCGGTGAGCTGTCGGATCACCGACCTGGACGTCACCTTCGTCGGCCGCATGACGGGCGGCCGGATCGTGGTGCAGGACACCCTCCAGGGCCCTCCGGTGGAGAAGGCGCAGATCAGACTGACGATGACCGGCGACGACCTGGTGGCGATGGTCGACGGCGAGCTGAACTTCGCCAAGGCCTGGGGCTCGGGCAGGGTGAAACTGGAGGCCGGCCTGAAGGACCTGTTCCAGCTCAGGAAGCTTCTGTAG
- a CDS encoding FecCD family ABC transporter permease, with protein sequence MKSAQKTPRGPRALRTRGGLSVRLDPRALTVVVLLALAALAAGVVLIGTGDFPIPAADVVRTLFGHGDAGQEFIVNELRLPRVLVGLLVGASLGLGGALFQAVSRNPLGSPDVLGLGQGATAGALVMIVLFSGSAAQVTAGALVGGLVTGALIYLLAWKRGVHGYRLVLVGIGVSAVATAVNGYLLTKADFVDAARAVVWMTGTLDGRDWKQVWPLLALAGVLVPLVLAHARGLRMMEMGDDVSQALGVRVERVRLVLMVSAVLLTAAATAAAGPVGFVALTAPQLARRLTRSPGPNLVASLCMGAALLVTADWASQRLFGDGQLPVGVVTGVLGGVYLLWLLVTERRAGRI encoded by the coding sequence GTGAAGAGCGCGCAGAAGACCCCCCGCGGCCCCCGCGCGCTGCGCACCCGCGGCGGGCTGTCCGTCCGGCTGGACCCGCGGGCGCTGACCGTCGTCGTGCTGCTGGCCCTCGCCGCGCTCGCCGCGGGCGTGGTGCTGATCGGCACCGGCGACTTCCCGATCCCGGCGGCCGACGTCGTGCGCACGCTCTTCGGCCACGGGGACGCCGGACAGGAGTTCATCGTCAACGAACTGCGGCTGCCGCGGGTGCTCGTGGGGCTGCTCGTGGGCGCGTCGCTGGGCCTGGGCGGGGCGCTGTTCCAGGCCGTGTCGCGCAACCCGCTGGGCAGTCCGGACGTGCTGGGGCTCGGGCAGGGGGCGACGGCCGGCGCGCTCGTGATGATCGTGCTGTTCTCCGGGAGCGCCGCCCAGGTGACCGCGGGCGCGCTCGTCGGCGGGCTGGTGACCGGGGCCCTGATCTATCTGCTGGCGTGGAAGCGGGGCGTCCACGGGTACCGGCTGGTGCTCGTCGGCATCGGCGTCTCGGCCGTCGCGACGGCCGTCAACGGATACCTCCTCACCAAGGCCGACTTCGTCGACGCGGCCCGCGCCGTGGTGTGGATGACCGGCACGCTCGACGGCCGGGACTGGAAGCAGGTCTGGCCGCTGCTCGCGCTGGCCGGCGTGCTGGTGCCGCTCGTCCTCGCCCACGCGCGGGGGCTGCGCATGATGGAGATGGGCGACGACGTCTCCCAGGCGCTGGGCGTGCGCGTGGAGCGCGTGCGGCTGGTGCTCATGGTGTCCGCCGTGCTGCTGACGGCGGCCGCCACCGCCGCGGCCGGGCCGGTCGGCTTCGTGGCGCTCACCGCGCCGCAGCTCGCGAGGCGGCTGACCCGCTCGCCCGGACCGAACCTCGTGGCGTCCCTGTGCATGGGCGCCGCCCTGCTGGTGACCGCCGACTGGGCCTCGCAACGGCTCTTCGGGGACGGGCAGCTGCCCGTGGGCGTGGTCACCGGCGTGCTGGGCGGCGTCTATCTGCTGTGGCTCCTCGTCACCGAGCGCAGGGCGGGGCGCATATGA
- a CDS encoding recombinase family protein, producing the protein MEDGKADAIVSRHYDRMYRTPWDLEDLVDLAEATGVTLAAAQAQGVLDLSTPSGRLAARIGAVVARNETEMRVERQVLGHQRRRESGRPFWSTRPFGFERDGRHREAEAEALRQAYRDVLAGVTLWSIAKDWNTRGLLSPHGKEWRSSNLRSVLLKPRNAGFQTYSQWVEKPDGKRVRRTEETGAGNWEAIVSEGIFRALVRHLSDPERNTGGGGKRKALLSGVVRCSKCQAVVTQGWSKKNAAGERYRIYTCSGGRCLTCPADPLDSFVVRKVIDRAEEWNAAPATDAADEEREAELLAEETAASERRTALAEMFAVGDIDASTLRTGIGRCDADLTKIRAELADLASQRVRVDLGDIEYLWEELDYEDPDRIDYVRTVVMQVCERVELMPRGRGVRSFKGEHCRITFRNPRDPTAERRAGCRRSVSTGPV; encoded by the coding sequence GTGGAGGACGGCAAGGCAGACGCCATCGTGTCCCGCCACTACGACCGTATGTACCGCACTCCCTGGGACCTTGAGGATCTGGTGGACCTGGCCGAGGCGACCGGCGTCACGCTGGCCGCCGCACAGGCGCAGGGAGTGCTCGACCTGTCCACCCCGTCCGGCCGTCTCGCTGCTCGCATCGGCGCTGTGGTGGCTCGCAACGAGACCGAGATGCGAGTCGAGCGTCAGGTGCTCGGACACCAGCGGCGCAGGGAGTCGGGGAGGCCCTTCTGGAGTACTCGCCCCTTCGGCTTCGAGCGGGACGGCAGGCACCGGGAAGCAGAGGCGGAAGCCCTGCGGCAGGCATACCGGGATGTCCTGGCCGGCGTCACCCTCTGGTCCATCGCGAAGGACTGGAACACACGTGGACTGCTCTCGCCTCACGGCAAGGAGTGGCGCAGCTCGAACCTTCGGAGCGTCCTCTTGAAGCCGAGGAACGCGGGATTCCAGACGTACTCGCAGTGGGTTGAGAAGCCGGACGGGAAGCGCGTGCGGCGGACCGAGGAGACCGGCGCGGGCAACTGGGAGGCGATCGTCTCTGAGGGCATATTCCGGGCCCTGGTCCGCCACCTGAGCGACCCCGAGCGCAACACGGGCGGTGGCGGCAAGCGCAAGGCCCTGTTGTCCGGCGTGGTCCGCTGCTCGAAGTGTCAGGCCGTCGTCACTCAAGGGTGGAGCAAGAAGAACGCGGCAGGAGAGCGGTACCGCATCTACACCTGTTCGGGTGGCCGGTGCCTCACCTGCCCCGCGGACCCGCTCGACTCCTTCGTGGTCAGGAAGGTCATCGACAGGGCCGAGGAGTGGAACGCGGCACCGGCCACGGATGCCGCAGACGAGGAACGAGAGGCCGAGCTGCTGGCCGAGGAGACGGCAGCATCCGAGAGGCGCACCGCCCTGGCGGAGATGTTCGCCGTAGGGGACATCGACGCGTCGACCTTGCGGACGGGCATCGGCAGGTGCGACGCCGACCTCACCAAGATCCGGGCCGAGCTGGCAGACCTGGCATCGCAACGGGTGCGCGTCGACCTCGGCGACATCGAGTACCTGTGGGAGGAACTGGACTATGAGGACCCTGACCGCATCGACTACGTACGGACCGTCGTCATGCAGGTCTGCGAGCGAGTCGAACTGATGCCGCGCGGTCGTGGGGTTCGGTCCTTCAAGGGCGAGCACTGCCGGATCACGTTCCGGAACCCTCGAGATCCGACTGCGGAGCGCCGAGCCGGCTGTCGGCGCTCGGTGAGCACGGGCCCTGTCTGA
- a CDS encoding DUF1015 domain-containing protein: MNTAGPSEATAPRGLELTPFRGLRYDPDRVGSLAAVTSPPYDVVVRPDGLHHLQDADPYNIVRLILPQAATPAARNEQAAGTLRRWLAEGVLTADPEPALYVYEQRHADGMLQRGLIGALRLSEPSEGVVLPHEDVMPHIVADRAALMRATHANLEPLLLTYRGDGAAAEAVDRAAALPPLLSTTTEDGYSHRLWAITDPAETARVQQDLARRQALIADGHHRWATYLRLRSEQPGPGPWDHGLVLLVDTARYPLRVRAIHRLLHGLPVAEALAALDGHFRVRSLDVGLPRALDVLADAACAGNAFLLAGDGAFHLVDSPDPDLLARTVPADRPQAWRTLDATVLHATLLAHVWGIPEDDPSRIAYIHDTAATVRKAERDGGTAVLLHPVREEVVRDLARQGVTMPRKSTSFGPKPASGLVLRALDV, from the coding sequence ATGAACACAGCAGGTCCCTCCGAGGCGACGGCGCCCCGAGGCCTGGAACTCACCCCGTTCCGAGGCCTGCGCTACGACCCCGACCGGGTCGGCAGCCTCGCCGCCGTCACCTCCCCGCCGTACGACGTCGTGGTGCGCCCCGACGGCCTGCATCACCTCCAGGACGCGGACCCGTACAACATCGTCCGCCTGATCCTGCCTCAGGCCGCCACCCCCGCCGCCCGCAACGAACAGGCCGCCGGCACCCTGCGCCGCTGGCTCGCCGAAGGCGTCCTGACGGCCGACCCCGAGCCCGCCCTGTACGTCTACGAGCAACGCCACGCGGACGGCATGCTCCAGCGCGGGCTGATCGGGGCGCTGCGCCTCTCGGAGCCTTCGGAGGGCGTCGTCCTGCCCCACGAGGACGTCATGCCGCACATCGTGGCGGACCGCGCGGCCCTGATGCGGGCCACCCACGCGAACCTGGAACCCCTCCTGCTCACCTACCGGGGCGACGGCGCCGCGGCGGAGGCCGTGGACCGCGCGGCCGCCCTTCCCCCGCTGCTGTCCACGACCACCGAGGACGGCTACAGCCACCGGCTCTGGGCGATCACCGACCCCGCCGAGACCGCCCGCGTCCAGCAGGACCTCGCCCGCCGTCAGGCCCTGATCGCCGACGGCCACCACCGCTGGGCGACCTACCTCCGGCTGCGCTCCGAGCAGCCCGGGCCCGGCCCTTGGGACCACGGTCTCGTCCTCCTGGTGGACACGGCGCGCTACCCGTTGCGCGTGCGCGCCATCCACCGCCTCCTGCACGGCCTGCCGGTCGCCGAGGCCCTGGCGGCGCTCGACGGGCACTTCCGCGTGCGATCCCTGGACGTCGGCCTCCCCCGAGCCCTCGACGTCCTCGCCGACGCCGCCTGCGCGGGCAACGCGTTCCTCCTCGCCGGCGACGGCGCCTTCCACCTCGTCGACAGCCCGGACCCGGACCTCCTCGCCCGCACGGTCCCCGCCGACCGCCCGCAGGCCTGGCGCACCCTGGACGCGACGGTCCTGCACGCGACGCTTCTCGCTCACGTCTGGGGCATCCCGGAGGACGATCCCTCCCGCATCGCCTACATCCACGACACGGCCGCGACCGTGCGGAAGGCCGAACGCGACGGCGGCACGGCGGTCCTGCTGCACCCGGTCCGCGAGGAGGTCGTCCGCGACCTCGCCCGCCAGGGCGTCACGATGCCCCGCAAGTCGACGTCGTTCGGTCCCAAGCCCGCCTCGGGACTGGTCCTGCGCGCACTGGACGTCTGA
- a CDS encoding FecCD family ABC transporter permease has protein sequence MLVDSVPVPRAETAPAPPDRRAVRSLGLLAALAVLLLMAVASIAVGAKELSVAQVWHGLFHDSGTYADVVVDERLSRTVLGLLVGAALGLSGAVLQALTRNPLADPGLLGLNAGASAAVVTAISFFGVTSLSGYVWFAFCGAAAVGALVWFLGGSRGATPVRLALAGTAVSAALYGYLQAVMILDGAALARMRFWTVGSLSSATDDTIRQVLPFLVAGTLLAFALARPLNAVAMGDDTARALGANLNRTRALSMLAATVLCGAATAACGPIVFVGLMVPHVVRSFTGPDLRWIMPYAAVLAPVLLLGSDVVGRVVARPSEVQVGIITAIVGGPVFIFLVRRRRTAQL, from the coding sequence GTGTTGGTCGACAGTGTTCCCGTACCGCGCGCGGAGACCGCCCCCGCGCCCCCGGACCGCCGGGCGGTCCGCTCCCTCGGACTCCTCGCCGCCCTGGCGGTGCTGCTGCTGATGGCGGTGGCGAGCATCGCCGTCGGGGCCAAGGAGTTGTCGGTCGCGCAGGTCTGGCACGGGCTGTTCCACGACTCCGGGACCTACGCCGACGTCGTCGTCGACGAGCGGCTCTCGCGGACCGTGCTCGGGCTGCTCGTCGGGGCGGCGCTCGGCCTGTCGGGAGCCGTCCTCCAGGCGCTGACGCGCAACCCGCTGGCCGATCCCGGACTGCTCGGACTCAACGCGGGCGCGTCGGCCGCCGTCGTCACCGCCATCTCCTTCTTCGGCGTCACCAGCCTGAGCGGCTATGTGTGGTTCGCGTTCTGCGGAGCGGCCGCGGTCGGGGCGCTGGTCTGGTTCCTGGGCGGCAGCCGGGGGGCCACCCCGGTGCGGCTCGCGCTCGCCGGCACCGCCGTCAGCGCCGCGCTCTACGGTTATCTCCAGGCCGTGATGATCCTGGACGGCGCCGCGCTCGCCCGGATGCGGTTCTGGACGGTGGGCTCGCTGTCCTCGGCGACCGACGACACGATCCGGCAGGTGCTGCCCTTCCTCGTGGCCGGCACGCTCCTGGCGTTCGCGCTCGCCCGGCCGCTGAACGCCGTGGCGATGGGCGACGACACCGCCAGGGCGCTCGGCGCGAACCTGAACCGCACCCGGGCGCTGTCGATGCTCGCGGCGACCGTGCTGTGCGGCGCGGCGACCGCGGCCTGCGGGCCGATCGTGTTCGTCGGGCTGATGGTCCCGCACGTGGTCCGCTCGTTCACCGGGCCCGACCTGCGCTGGATCATGCCGTACGCGGCGGTCCTGGCGCCGGTGCTGCTGCTCGGCTCCGACGTCGTCGGGCGGGTGGTGGCCCGGCCGTCGGAGGTCCAGGTCGGCATCATCACCGCGATCGTCGGCGGCCCGGTCTTCATCTTTCTCGTACGACGGCGGAGGACGGCCCAGCTGTGA
- a CDS encoding NAD kinase, whose product MSQNRARTVFLLAHTGRPAAIRSAELVVKGLLREGIGVRVLEYEASDLHVPDDVELVAEATPQCLEGCELLIVLGGDGTLLRGAEFARASGVPMLGVNLGSVGFLAEAERDDLDKVVDRVVTRAYEVEERMTVDVVVHRNGDIVHTDWALNEAAVQKAGAEKLLEVVLEIDGRPVTGFGCDGIVLSTPTGSTAYAFSAGGPVVWPEVEALLMVPISAHALFAKPLVTSPNSVLAVELLPHIPPGVLWCDGRRTFELPPGARVEVRRGAVPVRLARLHHASFTDRLVAKFALPVAGWRGARN is encoded by the coding sequence TTGAGTCAGAACCGAGCTCGTACTGTTTTCCTGCTCGCCCACACCGGACGGCCGGCCGCCATCCGCAGCGCCGAGCTGGTCGTCAAGGGGCTGCTGCGCGAGGGCATCGGGGTGCGCGTCCTGGAGTACGAGGCCTCCGACCTGCATGTCCCGGACGACGTGGAGCTGGTCGCCGAGGCCACCCCGCAGTGCCTGGAGGGGTGCGAGCTGCTCATCGTCCTCGGCGGTGACGGCACGCTGCTGCGCGGCGCCGAGTTCGCGCGGGCGTCCGGGGTGCCGATGCTCGGCGTCAACCTCGGCAGCGTCGGCTTCCTCGCGGAGGCCGAGCGCGACGACCTCGACAAGGTCGTCGACCGGGTGGTGACCCGGGCGTACGAGGTCGAGGAGCGCATGACCGTCGACGTCGTCGTGCACCGCAACGGGGACATCGTGCACACCGACTGGGCGCTGAACGAGGCGGCGGTGCAGAAGGCGGGCGCCGAGAAGCTGCTCGAGGTGGTGCTGGAGATCGACGGGCGGCCGGTCACCGGGTTCGGGTGCGACGGCATCGTCCTGTCGACGCCCACCGGCTCCACCGCGTACGCGTTCTCGGCCGGCGGGCCCGTGGTGTGGCCCGAGGTGGAGGCGCTGCTGATGGTGCCGATCAGCGCGCACGCGCTGTTCGCGAAGCCGCTGGTGACCTCGCCGAACTCGGTGCTCGCGGTCGAGCTGCTGCCGCACATCCCGCCGGGCGTCCTGTGGTGCGACGGGCGGCGGACCTTCGAGCTGCCTCCGGGCGCCCGGGTCGAGGTGCGGCGCGGTGCGGTGCCGGTACGGCTCGCCCGGCTGCACCACGCCTCCTTCACCGACCGTCTGGTGGCGAAGTTCGCCCTGCCCGTCGCGGGATGGCGCGGGGCGCGGAACTAG
- a CDS encoding HAD hydrolase-like protein yields the protein MSRSVRTRPEGSGQALSEAYDTALLDLDGVVYAGGNAIVHAVGSLASARAGGMRLAYVTNNALRTPDAVADHLSELGIPAGADDVITSAQAVARLIGEQVPAGSRVLVIGGEGLRVALRERGLVPVESADDDPAAVVQGFGGPDLPWGRFAEASYAVARGVPWFASNTDLTIPSGRGIAPGNGAAVEVVRIATGAEPQVAGKPLPPMHRETILRTGAERPLVVGDRLDTDIEGAFNGEVDSLLVLTGVTDGPRLLAAPPQHRPTYVDADLRGLLAGQPEVAVAGDGFRCGGWTAVAGAERLELAGAGEALDGLRALCAAAWTAAGDGVCELDGGKALARLGL from the coding sequence ATGAGCCGGAGTGTCAGGACGAGGCCCGAGGGCAGTGGGCAGGCCCTGAGCGAGGCGTACGACACGGCTCTGCTCGACCTCGACGGGGTGGTGTACGCGGGAGGGAACGCGATCGTGCACGCCGTCGGGTCGCTCGCCTCCGCGCGCGCGGGCGGCATGCGGCTCGCGTACGTCACCAACAACGCGCTGCGCACGCCGGACGCGGTGGCGGACCATCTGTCGGAGCTGGGCATACCGGCGGGCGCCGACGACGTCATCACGTCGGCGCAGGCGGTCGCGCGGCTGATCGGCGAGCAGGTGCCGGCGGGGTCGCGGGTGCTGGTGATCGGCGGGGAGGGGCTGCGGGTCGCGCTGCGTGAGCGCGGGCTCGTGCCGGTGGAGTCGGCGGACGACGACCCGGCGGCCGTGGTGCAGGGCTTCGGCGGGCCGGACCTGCCGTGGGGGCGGTTCGCGGAGGCGTCGTACGCCGTCGCGCGCGGGGTGCCGTGGTTCGCGTCCAACACGGATCTGACGATTCCCAGCGGGCGGGGCATCGCGCCGGGCAACGGCGCGGCGGTCGAGGTCGTGCGGATCGCGACCGGCGCCGAGCCGCAGGTGGCGGGCAAGCCGCTGCCTCCCATGCACCGGGAGACGATCCTGCGCACGGGCGCGGAGCGGCCGTTGGTGGTCGGGGACCGGCTGGACACCGACATCGAGGGCGCGTTCAACGGCGAGGTGGACTCGCTGCTCGTCCTCACCGGAGTGACCGACGGGCCGCGACTGCTCGCCGCGCCGCCGCAGCACCGGCCGACGTACGTCGACGCCGACCTGCGCGGGCTGCTCGCCGGACAGCCGGAGGTGGCCGTGGCGGGGGACGGGTTCCGGTGCGGCGGCTGGACGGCCGTCGCCGGGGCGGAGCGACTGGAGCTGGCGGGCGCGGGCGAAGCGCTGGACGGGCTGCGGGCGTTGTGCGCGGCGGCCTGGACGGCGGCCGGGGACGGCGTCTGCGAGCTGGACGGGGGGAAGGCGCTGGCCCGGCTCGGCCTGTGA
- a CDS encoding TlyA family RNA methyltransferase produces the protein MAGVARRRLDAELVRRKLARSREHAGQLIAAGRVSVGKTVATKPATQVETAAAIVVAADADDPDYVSRGGHKLAGALEAFVPQGLAVRGRRALDAGASTGGFTDVLLRAGAAHVVAVDVGYGQLAWSLQSDERVTVKDRTNVRELTLEAIDGEPVDLVVGDLSFIPLGLVLPALARCAAPDADLVMMVKPQFEVGKERLGSGGVVRSPQLRAEAVRGVAAKAWDLGLGVRGVTASPLPGPSGNVEYFLWLRSGAPALDPADVDRAVAEGPR, from the coding sequence GTGGCAGGAGTCGCACGTCGCCGTCTGGACGCGGAGCTGGTCCGCCGCAAGCTCGCGCGCTCGCGTGAGCACGCCGGGCAGCTGATCGCCGCCGGCCGGGTCAGCGTCGGCAAGACCGTCGCGACGAAGCCGGCCACCCAGGTCGAGACCGCGGCCGCGATCGTCGTCGCCGCCGACGCCGACGACCCGGACTACGTCTCCCGCGGCGGGCACAAGCTCGCCGGGGCGCTGGAGGCGTTCGTGCCCCAGGGGCTCGCGGTGCGCGGGCGGCGGGCGCTCGACGCCGGCGCCTCCACCGGAGGGTTCACGGACGTGCTGCTGCGCGCGGGCGCCGCCCATGTCGTCGCCGTGGACGTCGGATACGGACAACTCGCCTGGTCTCTGCAGAGCGATGAACGCGTCACCGTCAAGGACCGTACGAACGTACGCGAGTTGACGCTTGAAGCGATCGATGGGGAGCCTGTGGATCTTGTCGTGGGGGACTTGTCCTTCATCCCGCTCGGGCTGGTGCTGCCGGCTCTGGCACGGTGCGCCGCACCCGACGCGGACCTGGTGATGATGGTCAAGCCCCAGTTCGAGGTGGGGAAGGAACGGCTCGGCAGCGGGGGCGTCGTGCGCAGCCCGCAGCTGCGGGCGGAGGCCGTGCGGGGCGTGGCCGCGAAGGCGTGGGACCTGGGACTCGGGGTGCGGGGGGTCACCGCCAGTCCGCTGCCCGGACCGTCGGGCAATGTCGAGTACTTTCTGTGGCTTCGGTCCGGGGCGCCCGCCCTGGACCCGGCCGACGTCGACCGTGCAGTTGCGGAGGGGCCGCGTTGA
- a CDS encoding ABC transporter ATP-binding protein has translation MNRLSAEDVTLAYDQRVIAEQLSVEIPDNSFTVIVGPNACGKSTLLRALSRMLKPNRGRVLLDGQVIQSMPAKKVARTLGLLPQSSVAPDGITVADLVGRGRYPHQGVLRQWSAEDERVVRESMTRTGVAELADRYVDELSGGQRQRVWIAMALAQQTPLLLLDEPTTFLDIQHQIDVLDLCAELHEEQGRTLVAVLHDLNHAARYATHLIALRGGEVIAEGAPGEIVTAALVEEVFGLRCQVIDDPETGTPLVVPAARRARTGAGRLAATEAS, from the coding sequence GTGAACCGCCTGTCCGCCGAGGACGTCACCCTCGCCTACGACCAGAGGGTCATCGCCGAACAGCTGTCGGTGGAGATACCGGACAACTCCTTCACCGTGATCGTCGGCCCGAACGCCTGCGGGAAGTCGACGCTGCTGCGCGCGCTGTCGCGGATGCTGAAGCCGAACCGGGGCCGGGTGCTGCTGGACGGGCAGGTCATCCAGTCGATGCCCGCGAAGAAGGTGGCGCGCACGCTGGGGCTGCTGCCGCAGTCGTCCGTCGCCCCCGACGGGATCACCGTCGCCGACCTCGTGGGCCGCGGCCGCTACCCGCACCAGGGCGTCCTGCGGCAGTGGTCGGCCGAGGACGAGCGGGTGGTGCGGGAGTCCATGACGCGGACCGGGGTCGCCGAACTCGCCGACCGCTACGTCGACGAACTGTCCGGCGGCCAGCGCCAAAGGGTGTGGATCGCGATGGCGCTCGCCCAGCAGACCCCGCTGCTGCTGCTCGACGAGCCGACCACGTTCCTCGACATCCAGCACCAGATCGACGTCCTCGACCTGTGCGCCGAACTCCACGAGGAGCAGGGGCGCACGCTCGTCGCGGTGCTGCACGACCTCAACCACGCGGCCCGGTACGCGACCCATCTGATCGCCCTGAGGGGCGGCGAGGTCATCGCCGAGGGCGCGCCGGGCGAGATCGTCACCGCCGCCCTGGTCGAGGAGGTCTTCGGGCTGCGCTGCCAGGTCATCGACGACCCGGAGACGGGGACGCCGCTGGTGGTGCCGGCGGCGCGCAGGGCGCGGACGGGCGCCGGGAGGCTCGCGGCTACAGAAGCTTCCTGA